In one Leptospira biflexa serovar Patoc strain 'Patoc 1 (Paris)' genomic region, the following are encoded:
- a CDS encoding HmuY family protein: MPRKKFILKTCFKYSILLIVSSFQIHCSMKPKSEDNSQALLFLLSDENSTSLNCTSVPSNAVVTSGSFTTSANASSNCNWVYVSLKGNGVLADVNSQWDIAFKRFNVATNSGTSGPGTGGACDSGQTNFSNAFNGSECTAVIDVKLTSSGGGPVSASQESINPTMAAPLDLSPMPSGYGTWYSYSNGILTAKTKVFIVTGSDGAKYAVQFLDYYNAAGTSGFPKFQWKKL, encoded by the coding sequence ATGCCTAGAAAAAAATTCATTTTAAAAACATGTTTCAAATACTCAATTTTACTCATCGTTAGTTCCTTCCAGATTCATTGTTCTATGAAACCAAAATCGGAAGATAACTCACAAGCCTTACTATTCTTATTATCGGATGAAAATAGTACGAGTTTGAATTGTACTAGTGTTCCATCAAATGCTGTTGTCACTTCAGGTTCCTTTACGACTTCAGCAAACGCATCTTCCAATTGTAATTGGGTCTATGTCAGTTTGAAAGGGAATGGGGTATTGGCAGATGTCAATAGCCAATGGGATATTGCGTTCAAACGATTCAATGTCGCAACCAATAGTGGGACGAGCGGACCTGGCACCGGTGGAGCTTGTGATTCTGGTCAGACAAACTTTTCCAATGCATTCAATGGATCAGAATGTACGGCTGTGATTGATGTCAAACTCACAAGTTCAGGTGGAGGGCCTGTTTCTGCTTCCCAAGAAAGTATCAATCCGACTATGGCTGCTCCTTTGGATCTTTCGCCAATGCCATCGGGTTATGGAACTTGGTATTCCTATTCCAATGGAATCTTAACAGCTAAAACAAAAGTATTCATTGTGACTGGAAGCGACGGCGCAAAATATGCTGTCCAGTTTCTGGACTATTATAATGCAGCTGGCACATCAGGTTTTCCGAAGTTTCAATGGAAAAAACTCTGA